A region from the Phoenix dactylifera cultivar Barhee BC4 unplaced genomic scaffold, palm_55x_up_171113_PBpolish2nd_filt_p 001059F, whole genome shotgun sequence genome encodes:
- the LOC103714966 gene encoding auxin-responsive protein SAUR24-like, translating to MGKCGMIRYVGRVRQMLRKWRTRAALGRGWRAPADVPAGHVAVSVGSSGRRFVVRAAHLNHPAFRKLLSEAEEEYGFSAHAGPLAVPCDESSFEEILRQISSSSSSATKLANLDDLKDFCSCCPVDIRRGWSADSLPLLQGFSEKTGR from the coding sequence ATGGGGAAATGTGGCATGATCCGGTACGTGGGGAGGGTGCGCCAGATGCTCCGCAAGTGGAGGACAAGGGCGGCGCTGGGGCGAGGTTGGCGGGCGCCGGCGGACGTGCCCGCCGGCCACGTGGCCGTCAGCGTAGGGAGCAGCGGCCGCCGCTTCGTGGTTCGCGCGGCGCATCTCAACCACCCGGCGTTCCGGAAGCTCCTCTCGGAGGCCGAGGAGGAGTACGGCTTCTCCGCCCACGCCGGCCCCCTCGCCGTCCCCTGCGACGAGTCGAGCTTCGAGGAAATCCTCCGCCAAatctcctcctcttcatcgTCCGCCACCAAGTTGGCAAATCTcgatgacttgaaagacttctGCTCCTGCTGCCCCGTGGACATCAGGAGAGGGTGGAGCGCGGACTCTTTGCCGTTGCTCCAGGGGTTCTCCGAGAAGACGGGGCGGTGA